Proteins from one Oscillatoria sp. FACHB-1407 genomic window:
- a CDS encoding NAD(P)H-quinone oxidoreductase subunit M, translated as MLLKSTTRHIRIFTAEIENDELVPSDGQLTLDVDPDNELVWNDAALQQVYRKFDELVDAYAGADLTDYNLRRIGSDLEHFVRSLLQSGQISYNLQSRVRNYSLGLPKVAAEGNVF; from the coding sequence ATGCTACTAAAGTCTACAACTCGTCATATTCGCATTTTTACTGCTGAGATTGAGAATGACGAATTAGTACCTAGTGATGGTCAGTTGACACTTGATGTCGATCCTGACAACGAGCTGGTGTGGAATGATGCTGCGCTTCAGCAGGTCTATCGCAAGTTTGATGAGCTGGTAGATGCGTATGCAGGGGCTGATTTAACAGACTACAATCTGCGGCGCATTGGCTCTGACTTGGAGCATTTTGTGCGATCGCTCCTTCAGTCGGGGCAAATCTCCTACAATCTGCAAAGCCGAGTCCGCAACTACAGTCTCGGCTTACCGAAGGTGGCTGCCGAGGGCAACGTATTTTAA
- a CDS encoding pre-peptidase C-terminal domain-containing protein yields MARAQLGNTLRTARTTVLTPTARTLRGALSARDGNDFWKFTLSARSSFNLNLTGIARTANADVLLLNNRGGLIRLSRNPRNRPERLNSLSLDPGTYVVRVQRRTGTTRYALSMSAAPITNPTNPNNPTNPNNPTNPTNPTNPTNPGGGTTPPPDTGGNTFAASSALVPTLLPAVDFTPRTFSDFVGDVDPQDFFSFSPTTPGNLSLQLTGLTAGASIQLFDANQSLIASGDANNSLLQNIAQAGGTYFIRVFQAGPGNNTNYTLNVALTPVDTVGDTAGTATIINDLNITTPPNARQRTAVRAEFVGGSDVDFYRFELQSQSFVGIDLLNQATGNADLELFKDINGTLDSLLTSTRGVGAPEQIGGTLGAGTYYLRVSAGAGATGSPYSFTMYAESTLGLPTITRDIAFNADGGQASSQPSELTAVGGTLYFAANEPGVGIGLWSSTGGPTGGNLEETTRIRVFGTPQSPGSLSDFVAVGNNLYFIANDGTSGTQLWVYNGSTTVQLTNSPGGGFIDNLTAVGSNLYFTFSAVSGLTNQRLWRSDGTAAGTAIVDNPATAIADAGLQPGNLVAIGNDLYYAATDNAASNNKGREVWKITNAGTATPGTAAIAFDLQPGDGESSNPTKLTAIGDNLYFVATTASEGTELRRLSSTGTLTTFNLANSFTNGIESSNVLSVDWNIVAMGGNVYFAADNLADGAGEELWQIAANDTVTRITNINTGPANSSPRNLTVVGNTLYFLATGSEGVELYAYNGTTTTLLTPNRPTLAPAIEDLTAVGTRLYFTMGTDINGQPTGRELWSSEGTVQTTQLVADIRPGVTVTPGTPEDPTTDPPTPATPDTITANESNPNNLTNVGGRLFFSADNGLNGVELWTLI; encoded by the coding sequence ATGGCGAGAGCTCAACTAGGAAACACGCTGCGGACAGCGAGGACAACGGTGCTGACCCCTACAGCAAGAACGCTACGAGGTGCTCTTTCTGCCAGAGACGGCAACGATTTCTGGAAGTTTACCCTTTCCGCTCGGAGCAGTTTTAATCTCAACCTGACGGGCATTGCCAGAACAGCGAATGCAGATGTCCTGCTTCTCAATAATCGTGGTGGGCTGATTCGACTATCAAGAAACCCCCGTAACCGCCCAGAACGGTTGAACAGTTTATCCCTTGACCCGGGTACTTATGTTGTCCGAGTACAACGCCGCACAGGCACCACTCGATATGCCCTCAGCATGTCAGCCGCACCGATTACTAACCCGACTAACCCGAATAACCCCACTAACCCAAATAACCCCACTAATCCGACTAACCCGACTAACCCGACTAATCCGGGTGGCGGTACAACTCCACCTCCTGATACGGGCGGTAACACCTTTGCGGCATCCTCAGCGTTGGTGCCAACTTTACTGCCAGCAGTAGATTTCACCCCACGCACCTTCAGTGATTTTGTCGGTGACGTTGACCCTCAAGACTTCTTCTCCTTTAGCCCTACCACCCCTGGCAACCTCTCACTGCAACTGACTGGGTTAACAGCAGGTGCTAGTATTCAACTGTTTGATGCTAACCAGAGCTTGATTGCGTCAGGGGATGCTAACAACAGTTTGTTGCAAAATATTGCCCAAGCCGGTGGCACCTACTTCATCCGAGTCTTCCAGGCGGGTCCAGGCAACAATACGAACTACACTCTGAATGTGGCGTTGACTCCTGTAGATACGGTTGGAGATACCGCAGGCACAGCAACCATCATTAACGACTTAAATATCACTACACCCCCTAATGCTCGTCAGCGTACAGCGGTTCGTGCGGAGTTTGTGGGTGGTAGTGACGTTGATTTCTACCGCTTTGAATTACAGAGTCAAAGTTTTGTTGGGATTGACCTATTAAACCAGGCGACTGGAAATGCTGACCTGGAGTTATTCAAAGATATCAATGGCACGCTCGACTCGTTGCTCACGTCAACACGGGGGGTTGGTGCTCCTGAGCAAATCGGCGGCACCTTGGGTGCAGGCACCTATTACCTTCGAGTATCAGCCGGGGCAGGCGCGACTGGTTCGCCCTACAGCTTTACCATGTATGCTGAATCGACGCTTGGATTGCCGACGATCACCCGTGACATTGCCTTTAATGCAGATGGAGGACAAGCCAGTTCTCAGCCTAGTGAACTCACAGCGGTAGGAGGCACTCTCTACTTTGCAGCAAACGAACCAGGGGTTGGCATTGGTTTGTGGAGCAGTACGGGAGGACCCACAGGCGGTAACTTAGAGGAAACCACTCGAATTCGGGTGTTTGGTACACCTCAGTCACCGGGTAGCCTTTCTGACTTCGTTGCCGTTGGTAATAATTTGTACTTCATCGCGAACGATGGAACGAGTGGAACACAACTTTGGGTTTATAACGGCAGTACGACGGTTCAGCTAACGAATAGCCCTGGTGGTGGTTTTATAGACAATTTGACTGCCGTTGGTAGCAATCTCTACTTCACCTTCTCGGCGGTGAGTGGGTTAACCAACCAACGTCTGTGGCGGAGTGATGGCACTGCTGCCGGAACGGCTATCGTAGACAACCCAGCTACGGCGATTGCGGATGCAGGGTTGCAACCAGGCAACTTGGTTGCGATTGGTAATGATTTGTACTACGCCGCAACGGATAACGCTGCTTCTAACAACAAGGGTAGAGAGGTCTGGAAGATCACGAATGCAGGAACCGCAACCCCAGGCACAGCGGCGATCGCCTTTGACCTACAACCAGGCGACGGTGAAAGTTCTAATCCAACGAAGCTGACGGCGATTGGTGACAATCTGTATTTTGTTGCAACAACCGCTTCAGAGGGCACTGAATTGCGCCGATTGAGCAGTACCGGCACCCTGACGACGTTTAACTTAGCCAACTCCTTCACGAATGGCATTGAATCGTCCAATGTTCTATCTGTGGACTGGAATATCGTAGCCATGGGTGGCAATGTCTACTTCGCCGCAGACAACCTTGCGGATGGTGCGGGTGAAGAACTGTGGCAAATTGCGGCGAATGACACCGTAACTCGAATCACCAATATCAACACAGGTCCTGCTAATTCCTCGCCACGTAACCTAACGGTTGTCGGCAACACCCTATACTTCCTGGCAACTGGCAGCGAGGGAGTCGAGTTGTATGCCTACAACGGCACAACGACCACCTTGTTGACTCCAAATCGTCCTACCCTGGCTCCCGCTATTGAGGATTTGACGGCAGTAGGTACTAGGCTGTACTTCACAATGGGAACGGATATCAACGGTCAGCCAACGGGTCGAGAGCTGTGGTCAAGCGAAGGTACGGTGCAGACGACACAACTCGTTGCTGATATTCGCCCTGGGGTCACTGTGACGCCTGGAACCCCCGAAGATCCAACCACCGATCCCCCAACTCCGGCTACTCCTGACACGATCACAGCGAATGAATCTAATCCAAACAATTTAACCAATGTCGGCGGTAGATTGTTCTTCTCAGCAGACAACGGCTTAAATGGTGTGGAACTCTGGACGTTGATCTAG
- a CDS encoding DUF4230 domain-containing protein, which produces MSNYKFGDRHDLEERLASLEQQLLQRRSGGGFFKKLSLMLTGGIALAGLFVGIGVWRAGDQFLNTLQSAFLPPQPEPQVDVESVVVEQVRGVSELTTAVFAMQAVVPTSRDRTFGGYVVGKTTLLYVAYGEVRAGVDLSKVQSGDIDITENSVYLRLPPPEILDSKIDVTRSRVYDYDRGFLGLGPDAAPELQDLAQRETLNEIVAAACTEGVLQEASDRAKLVVTQLLNTAGYRDITIETQPPAADACPTTPQ; this is translated from the coding sequence ATGAGCAACTATAAATTTGGAGATCGACACGACCTCGAAGAGCGACTGGCGTCATTGGAGCAACAATTGCTGCAACGGCGATCGGGAGGTGGTTTCTTCAAAAAATTGTCGCTCATGCTAACCGGGGGCATCGCCCTGGCAGGTTTATTTGTCGGCATTGGAGTTTGGCGAGCAGGTGACCAATTTCTCAATACCCTGCAATCCGCATTTCTACCGCCCCAACCTGAGCCGCAAGTCGATGTCGAGTCAGTGGTTGTTGAGCAAGTGCGGGGGGTGAGTGAATTGACCACTGCTGTTTTTGCGATGCAAGCGGTAGTGCCCACCAGCCGCGATCGCACCTTTGGTGGCTATGTCGTTGGTAAAACCACCCTGCTCTATGTTGCCTATGGTGAAGTGCGGGCTGGGGTGGACTTGTCCAAGGTGCAGTCTGGCGATATCGACATCACAGAGAATAGCGTTTATCTGCGCCTGCCTCCACCAGAAATCTTAGACAGCAAAATTGACGTGACGCGATCGCGCGTGTATGACTACGATCGCGGCTTTCTAGGGTTGGGACCCGATGCCGCTCCAGAGTTGCAAGACCTGGCTCAACGTGAAACCCTGAATGAAATTGTGGCAGCGGCCTGTACTGAGGGTGTGTTGCAGGAGGCGAGCGATCGCGCCAAGCTCGTCGTCACCCAACTGCTAAACACGGCTGGATATCGCGACATCACCATTGAAACTCAACCTCCGGCGGCGGATGCCTGCCCCACAACGCCTCAATAA